The Streptomyces sp. Alt3 genome has a segment encoding these proteins:
- a CDS encoding RelA/SpoT family protein translates to MSAEAANPGAPLRKRGRARIDLRRLGRVALLGPVSRDRLPDAIGHVAEAHRAHHPDADLAILSRAYVLAESSHRGQMRKSGEPYITHPLAVTLILAELGAETTTLTASLLHDTVEDTEVTLDQVREEFGDEVCYLVDGVTKLEKVDYGAAAEPETFRKMLVATGNDVRVMSIKLADRLHNMRTLGVMRPEKQARIAKVTRDVLIPLAERLGVQALKTELEDLVFAILHPEECERTHALVSAWEGAQDPLTEIADSVRTTLREAGINAEVLIRPRHFVSVHRVRIKRGEMRGTDFGRLLVLVGEDADCYAVLGELHTCFTPVISEFKDFIAAPKFNLYQSLHTAVVGSEGAVAEVLIRTHRMHKVAEAGVVALGNPYTQDGSAAAQQLEPADGERADPTRPGWLSRLLDWQESATDSDTFWATLRADLAQDREITVFRTDGGTLGLPAGASCVDAAYAQYGEEAHASIGARVNGRLATLSTTLNDGDTVQLLLAQDASSGPSPEWLDHARTPTARIAITRWLDAHPDGAQGPQKSRPDTPRPQAQPADEAAGSRSRAADRVAGVVVDMPGAPVRLAGCCTPVPPDTIIGFTVRGGAVTVHREECPAVARMRGTGRAAVGARWDDPGDLSGTTDYKVTLVAESFGRPRLLADLTEAIATADAAIVSATVEPPSEQRVRHTYTLQLPDAAGLPGLMRAMRDVPGVYDVSRAQQTAATG, encoded by the coding sequence ATGAGCGCAGAGGCCGCCAATCCAGGTGCTCCCCTTCGCAAGCGCGGTCGCGCACGGATCGACCTGCGCCGGCTGGGCCGTGTCGCCCTGCTCGGGCCGGTCTCCCGTGACCGGCTCCCCGACGCCATCGGGCACGTGGCCGAGGCGCACCGCGCGCACCATCCGGACGCCGACCTGGCCATTCTGAGCAGGGCCTACGTACTCGCGGAGTCCTCGCACCGCGGTCAGATGCGCAAGAGCGGTGAGCCGTACATCACCCACCCCCTCGCGGTCACCCTGATCCTCGCCGAGCTCGGTGCCGAGACGACGACCCTGACCGCCTCGCTGCTCCACGACACGGTCGAGGACACCGAGGTGACCCTCGATCAGGTGCGGGAGGAGTTCGGCGACGAGGTCTGTTATCTGGTCGACGGCGTCACCAAGCTGGAGAAGGTCGACTACGGGGCCGCCGCCGAGCCCGAGACCTTCCGCAAGATGCTCGTCGCCACCGGGAACGACGTCCGCGTGATGTCGATCAAACTGGCGGACCGGCTGCACAACATGCGCACCCTCGGCGTCATGCGGCCCGAGAAACAGGCCAGGATCGCCAAGGTCACCCGGGACGTACTCATCCCGCTCGCCGAACGCCTCGGTGTGCAGGCACTCAAGACGGAACTCGAGGATCTCGTCTTCGCGATCCTGCACCCGGAGGAGTGCGAGCGCACCCACGCCCTGGTCTCCGCCTGGGAAGGCGCGCAGGACCCGCTCACGGAGATCGCGGACAGCGTCAGGACCACCCTGCGGGAAGCCGGCATCAACGCCGAAGTGCTCATCAGGCCACGCCACTTCGTCTCCGTGCACCGCGTCAGGATCAAACGCGGCGAGATGCGTGGCACCGACTTCGGACGTCTGCTGGTGCTGGTGGGGGAGGACGCCGACTGCTACGCCGTCCTGGGCGAACTGCACACCTGTTTCACGCCGGTGATCTCCGAGTTCAAGGACTTCATCGCGGCCCCCAAGTTCAACCTCTACCAGTCGCTGCACACCGCTGTGGTCGGCTCCGAGGGCGCGGTCGCCGAAGTCCTCATCCGTACGCACCGGATGCACAAGGTCGCCGAGGCCGGCGTCGTCGCACTCGGCAACCCCTACACCCAGGACGGCTCCGCCGCCGCACAGCAGCTGGAACCCGCGGACGGCGAACGCGCCGACCCCACCAGGCCGGGCTGGCTGTCCCGCCTCCTGGACTGGCAGGAGTCGGCCACCGACTCCGACACCTTCTGGGCCACGCTCCGCGCCGACCTCGCGCAGGACCGGGAGATCACCGTCTTCCGCACCGACGGCGGGACGCTCGGACTCCCGGCCGGCGCCAGCTGCGTCGACGCCGCTTACGCGCAGTACGGGGAAGAGGCCCACGCCAGCATCGGGGCCCGGGTCAACGGCCGGCTCGCCACGCTCAGCACCACACTGAACGACGGCGACACCGTGCAGCTGCTGCTCGCCCAGGACGCCTCGTCCGGTCCGTCCCCGGAGTGGCTCGACCACGCGCGCACCCCCACCGCGCGGATCGCGATCACCAGGTGGCTCGACGCCCATCCCGACGGCGCCCAGGGGCCCCAGAAGAGCCGGCCCGACACTCCGAGACCGCAGGCGCAGCCGGCCGACGAAGCCGCCGGCAGCCGGAGCCGGGCCGCCGACCGGGTGGCGGGCGTGGTCGTCGACATGCCGGGGGCACCGGTCCGGCTCGCCGGATGCTGCACCCCCGTCCCGCCCGACACCATCATCGGGTTCACCGTGCGCGGCGGGGCGGTCACGGTGCACCGCGAGGAGTGCCCGGCGGTGGCCCGTATGCGGGGCACGGGCCGGGCGGCCGTCGGGGCACGCTGGGACGACCCGGGCGACCTGAGCGGCACCACCGACTACAAGGTCACCCTCGTCGCGGAGTCCTTCGGCCGTCCCCGGCTCCTCGCCGACCTCACCGAGGCCATCGCGACCGCCGACGCGGCCATCGTCTCCGCGACGGTCGAGCCGCCCAGCGAACAGCGCGTCCGGCACACCTACACGCTGCAGCTGCCGGACGCGGCCGGCCTGCCGGGCCTCATGCGGGCGATGCGCGACGTCCCCGGCGTGTACGACGTGAGCCGCGCCCAGCAGACCGCCGCCACGGGCTGA
- the dapF gene encoding diaminopimelate epimerase, whose protein sequence is MSTSQIAFLKGHGTENDFVIVPDPDNALDLPVPVVARLCDRRAGIGGDGLLHVVRSAAHPDARDMADEAEWFMDYRNADGSVAEMCGNGVRVFARYLQRAGFAAEGDLAVATRGGVKRVHIAKDGDVTVSMGRAALPDTGVTVTVDGRSWDARNVNMGNPHAVAFVEDLDHAGDLFSVPPFSPQSVYPDGVNIEFVADRGPRHVAMRVHERGSGETRSCGTGACAVAVAAARRDGVDPAQTGAPATYTVDLPGGTLVITEHPDGGIDMTGPAVIVAEGVIDSAWVETMIG, encoded by the coding sequence GTGAGCACTTCGCAGATCGCCTTCCTCAAGGGACACGGCACCGAGAACGACTTCGTGATCGTCCCGGACCCGGACAACGCCCTCGACCTGCCGGTTCCCGTCGTCGCCCGGCTCTGCGACCGGCGTGCGGGCATCGGCGGTGACGGACTCCTGCACGTCGTACGCTCCGCCGCGCACCCCGACGCCCGGGACATGGCGGACGAGGCCGAGTGGTTCATGGACTACCGCAACGCCGACGGCTCGGTCGCCGAGATGTGCGGCAACGGGGTCCGCGTCTTCGCCCGCTACCTGCAGCGCGCCGGGTTCGCGGCCGAGGGCGACCTGGCCGTCGCGACCCGGGGCGGGGTCAAGCGGGTGCACATCGCCAAGGACGGCGACGTCACGGTCTCCATGGGGCGGGCTGCGCTCCCCGACACCGGAGTCACGGTCACCGTGGACGGCCGGAGCTGGGACGCCCGGAACGTCAACATGGGCAATCCGCACGCCGTCGCGTTCGTCGAGGACCTGGACCACGCCGGGGACCTGTTCTCCGTACCGCCGTTCAGCCCGCAGTCGGTCTACCCGGACGGCGTCAACATCGAGTTCGTCGCGGACCGCGGACCGCGGCACGTCGCGATGCGGGTTCACGAGCGCGGCTCCGGCGAGACCCGCTCCTGCGGCACCGGCGCCTGCGCCGTCGCCGTCGCGGCCGCACGCAGGGACGGTGTGGACCCCGCGCAGACCGGAGCACCCGCGACGTACACGGTGGACCTCCCCGGAGGCACCCTGGTGATCACCGAACACCCCGACGGCGGGATCGACATGACCGGTCCCGCGGTCATCGTCGCCGAGGGCGTGATCGACTCCGCGTGGGTCGAAACGATGATCGGTTAG
- the miaA gene encoding tRNA (adenosine(37)-N6)-dimethylallyltransferase MiaA — MRTSAPTPRVITVVGPTAAGKSDLGVFLAQQLGGEVVNADSMQLYRGMDIGTAKLTLAERGGVPHHLMDIWDVTEAASVAEYQRLARTEIDRLLSEGRTPVLVGGSGLYVKGAIDALEFPGTDPGVRARLEQELAEHGSGALHARLAAADPGAAQAILASNGRRIVRALEVIEITGKPFTANLPGDEAVYDALQIGVDVERPELDERIRTRVDRMWDAGLVDEVRELEAGGLREGRTASRALGYQQVLAALAGECTEDEARAETVRATKRFARRQDSWFRRDPRVEWLSGAEEQRGELPDRALALVERAVTA; from the coding sequence GTGAGAACATCAGCTCCCACCCCCCGCGTCATCACCGTCGTCGGTCCCACCGCGGCCGGAAAATCCGACCTGGGAGTGTTCCTCGCCCAACAGCTCGGGGGTGAAGTGGTCAACGCCGACTCCATGCAGCTCTACCGCGGCATGGACATCGGCACGGCGAAGCTGACCCTTGCCGAGCGTGGCGGCGTCCCTCACCACCTGATGGACATCTGGGACGTCACCGAGGCCGCGAGCGTCGCCGAGTACCAGCGGCTCGCGCGCACCGAGATCGACCGGCTGCTGTCCGAGGGGCGGACCCCCGTCCTGGTGGGCGGCTCGGGCCTCTACGTGAAGGGCGCCATCGACGCCCTCGAATTCCCCGGGACGGACCCCGGCGTACGCGCCAGGCTCGAACAGGAGCTGGCGGAGCACGGCTCCGGCGCCCTGCACGCCCGGCTCGCCGCCGCGGATCCCGGCGCGGCGCAGGCCATCCTGGCGAGCAACGGACGCCGCATCGTCCGCGCCCTGGAGGTCATCGAGATCACGGGCAAGCCCTTCACCGCCAATCTCCCCGGCGACGAGGCGGTCTACGACGCCCTCCAGATCGGTGTGGACGTCGAACGCCCCGAACTCGACGAACGGATCCGCACCCGCGTGGACCGGATGTGGGACGCCGGACTCGTGGACGAGGTGCGCGAGCTGGAGGCCGGGGGGCTGCGCGAGGGGCGCACCGCCTCGCGTGCGCTCGGCTACCAGCAGGTCCTCGCGGCGCTCGCGGGGGAGTGCACCGAGGACGAGGCGCGCGCCGAGACGGTACGCGCGACCAAACGCTTCGCGCGCCGTCAGGACTCGTGGTTCCGGCGCGACCCGCGCGTCGAGTGGCTCAGTGGTGCCGAGGAACAGCGCGGAGAACTCCCGGACCGGGCGCTGGCGTTGGTCGAACGAGCGGTTACAGCCTGA
- a CDS encoding antitoxin has protein sequence MGFLDNLKAKLAPAKEKVGDLAQQHGDKIDQGLDKAARTVDERTKGKYSDKIVSGTQKAKDAVDRLGNKNEGGTPPPPPAS, from the coding sequence ATGGGTTTCCTGGACAACCTGAAGGCCAAGCTGGCCCCGGCCAAGGAAAAGGTCGGCGACCTCGCGCAGCAACACGGGGACAAGATCGACCAGGGCCTCGACAAGGCCGCCCGCACGGTCGACGAGCGGACCAAGGGCAAGTACAGCGACAAGATCGTGTCCGGCACGCAGAAGGCCAAGGACGCGGTCGACCGCCTGGGCAACAAGAACGAGGGCGGCACGCCGCCTCCGCCGCCCGCTTCCTGA
- the miaB gene encoding tRNA (N6-isopentenyl adenosine(37)-C2)-methylthiotransferase MiaB: MTSGNRSEAVDVQKSYEVRTYGCQMNVHDSERLSGLLEGAGYVRAPEGSDGDADVVVFNTCAVRENADNKLYGNLGRLAPMKTKRPGMQIAVGGCLAQKDRDTIVRRAPWVDVVFGTHNIGKLPVLLERARVQEEAQVEIAESLEAFPSTLPTRRESAYAAWVSISVGCNNTCTFCIVPALRGKEKDRRTGDILAEIEALVAEGVSEITLLGQNVNAYGSDIGDREAFSKLLRACGAIEGLERVRFTSPHPRDFTDDVIAAMAETPNVMPQLHMPMQSGSDTILKAMRRSYRQERFLGIIEKVRAAMPDAAISTDIIVGFPGETEEDFEQTMHAVREARFANAFTFQYSKRPGTPAADMEGQIPKEVVQERYMRLSALQEEISWNENKKQVGRTLDVMVAEGEGRKDGATHRLSGRAPDNRLVHFTKPSEDVRPGDVVTVEISYAAPHHLLAEGTPLGVRRTRSGDAWEKRNAAPAARPAGVMLGLPGIGAPAPLPAAATPGCGCD, encoded by the coding sequence ATGACCAGCGGCAACCGGAGCGAAGCAGTGGACGTCCAGAAGAGCTACGAGGTACGCACCTACGGGTGCCAGATGAACGTCCACGACTCCGAACGCTTGTCGGGGCTGCTGGAGGGCGCCGGCTACGTGCGCGCCCCCGAGGGCTCGGACGGTGACGCCGACGTCGTCGTCTTCAACACCTGCGCGGTGCGCGAGAACGCCGACAACAAGCTCTACGGAAACCTCGGCCGCCTCGCCCCGATGAAGACGAAGCGCCCCGGGATGCAGATCGCCGTCGGCGGCTGTCTGGCGCAGAAGGACCGCGACACCATCGTGCGGCGTGCCCCCTGGGTCGACGTCGTCTTCGGCACGCACAACATCGGCAAGCTGCCGGTCCTGCTGGAGCGCGCCCGCGTCCAGGAGGAGGCGCAGGTCGAGATCGCCGAGTCCCTGGAGGCGTTCCCCTCGACCCTGCCCACCCGCCGCGAGTCCGCCTACGCGGCGTGGGTGTCGATCTCCGTGGGCTGCAACAACACCTGCACCTTCTGCATCGTCCCCGCGCTGCGGGGCAAGGAGAAGGACCGTCGCACCGGCGACATCCTGGCCGAGATCGAGGCCCTCGTCGCCGAAGGCGTCAGCGAGATCACGCTGCTCGGTCAGAACGTGAACGCCTACGGTTCCGACATCGGTGACCGTGAGGCCTTCTCCAAGCTGCTGCGGGCCTGCGGCGCCATCGAGGGGCTGGAGCGCGTCCGCTTCACCTCGCCCCACCCGCGCGACTTCACCGACGACGTGATCGCTGCGATGGCCGAGACGCCGAACGTGATGCCCCAGCTGCACATGCCGATGCAGTCGGGCTCGGACACGATCCTCAAGGCGATGCGCCGCTCGTACCGCCAGGAGCGCTTCCTCGGGATCATCGAGAAGGTGCGCGCCGCCATGCCGGACGCCGCCATCTCCACCGACATCATCGTCGGCTTCCCCGGGGAGACCGAGGAGGACTTCGAGCAGACGATGCACGCCGTGCGCGAGGCCCGCTTCGCGAACGCCTTCACCTTCCAGTACTCCAAGCGCCCCGGGACACCCGCCGCCGACATGGAGGGGCAGATCCCCAAGGAGGTCGTGCAGGAGCGCTACATGCGCCTGTCCGCCCTCCAGGAGGAGATCTCCTGGAACGAGAACAAGAAGCAGGTCGGCCGAACCCTGGACGTCATGGTCGCGGAGGGCGAGGGCCGCAAGGACGGCGCCACGCACCGGCTCTCCGGCCGCGCTCCCGACAACCGGCTCGTCCACTTCACCAAGCCGTCCGAGGACGTACGCCCCGGCGATGTCGTCACGGTCGAGATCAGCTACGCGGCCCCGCACCACCTGCTCGCCGAGGGCACGCCCCTGGGAGTCCGGCGTACGCGGTCCGGAGACGCCTGGGAGAAGCGCAACGCGGCTCCTGCCGCCCGGCCCGCAGGCGTGATGCTGGGTCTGCCCGGCATCGGCGCGCCCGCCCCGCTGCCCGCGGCCGCCACCCCGGGGTGCGGCTGCGACTGA
- a CDS encoding TAXI family TRAP transporter solute-binding subunit yields the protein MLHALSRFGRRRTLQGGAAAVAVFGLLLWWVLPLGDTQPSGSLTFSTGVRSGVYQRYGQRLEGALAKDMPKVSIRLQNSEGSQQNIERVATGKADFTIATVDAVATYLQSGKPGGERLRGCVRLYDDYVQLVVPRGSDVRKVSDLRGKRVGVGQKGSGVLLVADRLMTAAGVDPSRDITPVEAGIDTMPQRLVDGELDAFFWSGGLPTGAVEELSQKLDVRLVPLESSLISKLQAAGGSTRHYRSAVMPADAYDHAQRGGAVQTVAVANLLITTDRTDPRMTEAFTRTVIDSRDRIGREVHAAQLVDLRTAIYTDPLELHEGARRYYRSAKP from the coding sequence ATGCTGCACGCACTGTCCAGATTCGGCCGGCGCCGCACCCTCCAGGGGGGCGCCGCCGCCGTGGCCGTGTTCGGACTGCTGCTGTGGTGGGTGCTCCCGCTCGGGGACACGCAGCCGAGCGGTTCCCTCACCTTCTCCACCGGCGTGCGCAGCGGGGTCTACCAGCGCTACGGACAGCGGCTCGAGGGCGCGCTGGCCAAGGACATGCCCAAGGTGTCGATACGGCTGCAGAACAGTGAGGGCTCGCAGCAGAACATCGAACGGGTCGCCACGGGCAAGGCCGACTTCACCATCGCCACCGTCGACGCGGTGGCCACCTATCTGCAGAGCGGCAAGCCGGGCGGCGAACGCCTGCGCGGGTGCGTGCGGCTGTACGACGACTACGTCCAGCTCGTCGTGCCGAGGGGCTCGGACGTCCGGAAGGTGTCGGACCTGCGGGGCAAGCGGGTCGGCGTAGGACAGAAGGGCTCGGGGGTGCTCCTCGTCGCGGACCGGCTCATGACCGCGGCGGGTGTCGATCCCTCGCGGGACATCACACCGGTCGAGGCCGGGATCGACACGATGCCGCAGCGGCTGGTCGACGGGGAGCTCGACGCGTTCTTCTGGTCCGGCGGGCTGCCGACCGGTGCGGTGGAGGAGCTCTCGCAGAAGCTCGACGTCAGGCTGGTGCCGTTGGAGTCGTCCCTGATCAGCAAGCTCCAGGCGGCGGGCGGGTCCACCCGGCACTACAGGTCCGCGGTGATGCCGGCCGACGCCTACGACCACGCGCAGCGGGGCGGGGCCGTCCAGACCGTGGCGGTCGCCAACCTGCTGATCACCACGGACCGCACCGATCCGCGGATGACGGAGGCATTCACCCGCACCGTGATCGACAGCCGGGACCGGATCGGGCGCGAGGTGCATGCCGCGCAGCTCGTGGACCTGCGCACGGCGATCTACACCGATCCGCTGGAGCTGCACGAAGGGGCCAGGCGCTACTACCGCTCGGCCAAGCCCTGA
- a CDS encoding sensor histidine kinase, whose amino-acid sequence MRTRLLPLLIVLMAAVLLALGFPLAVRVAAAEQQRVVIDRIDDTARFAALAQFVSEPVEGSDERRRILQTELEAYDSVYGIRAGVFYRDDRALAKAPDGWTLPDEGEGRDAFREALLGRRSHDPAQVWPWQNGRLAVASPVVRDGDVVAVVVTDSPTGEMRSRTLRGWLLIALGEAAAMLVAVGAAVRLTGWVLLPVRTLDAATHDIASGRMRSRVAASGGPPELRRLAKSFNEMADNVEDVLEQQRAFVADASHQLRNPLAALLLRIELLALELPEGNEEIASVRTEGKRLANVLDDLLDLALAEHADADLRLTDIGALTGERVAAWRPLAEEKGVGLTLDGAPAVTGWADPIALSSALDAVIDNALKFTPEGEEVRVTTGTDGTGATVVVADRGPGLTEQELERVGDRFWRSGRHQNIKGSGLGLSISRALLTAGGGTIRYGTHEPHGLLVTVTVPREAPHA is encoded by the coding sequence GTGCGCACCCGCCTGCTTCCCCTGCTCATCGTCCTCATGGCCGCCGTGCTGCTCGCCCTGGGGTTCCCGCTCGCCGTACGGGTGGCCGCCGCCGAACAGCAGCGGGTCGTCATCGACCGTATCGACGACACGGCTCGCTTCGCCGCGCTCGCCCAGTTCGTCAGCGAGCCCGTCGAGGGCTCGGACGAGCGGCGGCGGATCCTGCAGACCGAACTCGAGGCCTACGACTCGGTGTACGGGATCAGAGCCGGCGTCTTCTACCGGGACGACAGGGCCCTCGCCAAGGCACCGGACGGCTGGACCCTGCCGGACGAGGGAGAGGGGCGTGACGCCTTCCGCGAAGCCCTGCTCGGCCGGCGGTCCCACGACCCCGCGCAGGTCTGGCCGTGGCAGAACGGCCGGCTCGCCGTCGCCTCACCGGTGGTCCGGGACGGCGACGTCGTCGCTGTCGTCGTGACCGACTCGCCCACCGGCGAGATGCGCTCCAGGACCCTGCGCGGCTGGCTCCTCATCGCCCTGGGCGAGGCCGCGGCCATGCTGGTGGCCGTGGGCGCCGCCGTCCGGCTCACCGGCTGGGTGCTGCTGCCGGTACGGACCCTGGACGCGGCCACCCACGACATAGCCAGCGGCAGGATGCGCTCCCGCGTCGCCGCGTCCGGAGGCCCGCCGGAACTCAGGCGTCTGGCCAAGTCGTTCAACGAGATGGCCGACAACGTCGAGGACGTGCTGGAACAGCAGCGTGCCTTCGTCGCCGACGCCTCCCACCAACTGCGCAACCCCCTGGCCGCGCTGTTGCTGCGGATCGAGCTCCTCGCGCTCGAACTCCCCGAGGGCAACGAGGAGATCGCCTCCGTGCGGACGGAGGGCAAGCGCCTGGCGAACGTCCTGGACGACCTGCTGGACCTCGCGCTGGCCGAGCACGCGGACGCCGACCTCCGGCTCACGGACATCGGTGCCCTCACCGGTGAACGCGTGGCGGCATGGCGTCCCCTCGCCGAGGAGAAGGGTGTCGGCCTGACGCTGGACGGCGCACCCGCGGTCACCGGCTGGGCCGACCCGATAGCTCTCTCCAGCGCGTTGGACGCCGTCATCGACAACGCGCTGAAGTTCACGCCCGAGGGCGAGGAGGTCCGGGTCACGACGGGCACCGACGGGACCGGTGCGACGGTCGTCGTCGCCGACCGGGGACCCGGGCTCACCGAGCAGGAACTGGAGCGCGTCGGCGACCGGTTCTGGCGCAGCGGGCGGCACCAGAACATCAAGGGTTCCGGTCTCGGGCTCTCCATCTCGCGCGCCCTGCTCACGGCGGGCGGCGGAACCATCCGCTACGGCACGCACGAGCCGCACGGTCTGCTGGTGACGGTCACGGTGCCGCGCGAGGCCCCGCACGCCTGA
- a CDS encoding response regulator transcription factor: protein MRLLLVEDDDHVAAALSAVLARHGFQVVHARSGEEALKALLPADKEPFGVVLLDLGLPDQDGYEVCGKIRKRSAIPVIMVTARSDVRSRIHGLNLGADDYVVKPYDTGELLARIHAVARRRTAGEDTGPTPLAALRIGQVHIELPTRRVSVDGQEVQLTRKEFDLLALLAQRPGVVFRREQIISEVWRTSWEGTGRTLEVHVASLRSKLRLPALVETVRGVGYRLVPPPG, encoded by the coding sequence ATGAGGCTGTTGCTCGTCGAGGACGACGACCACGTCGCGGCGGCCCTGTCCGCCGTTCTCGCGCGCCACGGCTTCCAGGTCGTGCACGCCCGTAGCGGTGAGGAGGCGCTGAAGGCGCTGCTGCCCGCCGACAAGGAGCCCTTCGGTGTCGTGCTCCTGGACCTCGGGCTGCCCGACCAGGACGGCTACGAGGTGTGCGGGAAGATCCGCAAGCGTTCCGCGATCCCGGTGATCATGGTGACCGCGCGTTCCGACGTACGTTCCCGGATCCACGGTCTCAACCTCGGTGCCGACGACTACGTCGTGAAGCCGTACGACACCGGTGAACTCCTCGCCCGCATCCACGCCGTCGCCCGGCGCAGGACGGCCGGCGAGGACACCGGCCCGACGCCGCTCGCGGCCCTGCGGATCGGGCAGGTCCACATCGAACTGCCCACGCGCAGGGTCAGCGTCGACGGCCAGGAGGTCCAGCTCACCCGCAAGGAGTTCGACCTGCTCGCGCTTCTGGCCCAGCGTCCCGGCGTGGTCTTCCGCCGGGAGCAGATCATCAGCGAGGTGTGGCGGACCAGCTGGGAGGGAACGGGACGCACCCTGGAGGTGCACGTCGCGTCGCTGCGCTCCAAGCTGCGGCTCCCGGCACTGGTCGAGACCGTACGAGGTGTCGGCTACCGGCTCGTCCCGCCGCCGGGCTGA
- a CDS encoding amino acid ABC transporter ATP-binding protein gives MSGVSVTKAAEDAAPAGDDLVVLSNVNKHFGALHVLQDIDLTIASGEVVVVIGPSGSGKSTLCRTINRLETIDSGAISIDGKPLPQEGKELARLRADVGMVFQSFNLFAHKTVLENVMLGQIKVRRTEKKLAEEKARALLDRVGVGVQADKYPAQLSGGQQQRVAIARALAMDPKVMLFDEPTSALDPEMINEVLEVMQQLAREGMTMVVVTHEMGFARSAANRVVFMADGKIVEEATPDQFFSNPRSDRAKDFLSKILHH, from the coding sequence ATGAGCGGAGTGTCAGTGACCAAGGCCGCCGAGGATGCCGCACCTGCGGGGGACGACCTTGTCGTACTGAGCAACGTCAACAAGCACTTCGGCGCGCTGCATGTGCTCCAGGACATCGACCTGACCATCGCCAGTGGCGAGGTCGTCGTAGTCATCGGACCCTCAGGGTCCGGGAAGTCCACGCTGTGCCGCACGATCAACCGCTTGGAGACGATCGACTCGGGCGCGATCTCGATCGACGGCAAGCCGCTGCCCCAGGAGGGCAAGGAGCTCGCCAGGCTGCGTGCCGATGTCGGCATGGTCTTCCAGTCGTTCAATCTCTTCGCGCACAAGACGGTGCTCGAGAACGTGATGCTGGGCCAGATCAAGGTCCGCAGGACGGAAAAGAAGCTCGCCGAGGAGAAGGCCCGGGCACTGCTCGACCGCGTGGGGGTCGGAGTGCAGGCGGACAAGTACCCCGCCCAGCTCTCCGGCGGCCAGCAGCAGCGCGTCGCGATCGCCCGCGCGCTGGCCATGGACCCCAAGGTCATGCTCTTCGACGAGCCCACGTCGGCGCTCGACCCGGAGATGATCAACGAGGTCCTGGAGGTCATGCAGCAGTTGGCCCGGGAGGGGATGACCATGGTCGTCGTCACCCACGAGATGGGCTTCGCCCGCTCGGCCGCCAACCGGGTCGTCTTCATGGCCGACGGAAAGATCGTCGAAGAGGCCACGCCGGACCAGTTCTTCAGCAACCCGCGCAGTGACCGGGCCAAGGACTTCCTGTCGAAGATCCTTCACCACTGA
- a CDS encoding glutamate ABC transporter substrate-binding protein, with product MQLRKVTAASAAVLALALTATACGSDDKDDAAGSGGGDKITIGIKIDQPGLGLKTPDGKFTGFDVDVATYVAKELGYDAKNINFVETKSADRETAIERGDVKFIAATYSINDERLQKVDFAGPYLLAHQDVLVRADEKTINSPEDLNNKRLCSVTGSTSAKNVKDKLAPKAQLQNYGGYSECLTGLENEAIDALTTDDSILAGYAAQDVHKGKFKLAGFKMTNENYGIGLKKGDADLKKKIDAALTKMVSDGSWDKAVETNFGPANYKNDPAPKIGDVVK from the coding sequence ATGCAGCTTCGCAAGGTCACCGCCGCCTCGGCCGCCGTGCTCGCGCTCGCCCTCACCGCCACCGCCTGCGGCTCCGACGACAAGGACGACGCCGCGGGCTCCGGCGGCGGCGACAAGATCACGATCGGCATCAAGATCGACCAGCCCGGTCTCGGTCTGAAGACGCCCGACGGCAAGTTCACCGGCTTCGACGTCGACGTCGCCACGTACGTCGCCAAGGAACTCGGCTACGACGCCAAGAACATCAACTTCGTCGAGACGAAGAGCGCCGACCGCGAGACCGCGATCGAGCGCGGCGACGTGAAGTTCATCGCCGCCACGTACTCCATCAACGACGAGCGCCTGCAGAAGGTCGACTTCGCGGGCCCGTACCTCCTCGCGCACCAGGACGTCCTCGTCCGCGCCGACGAGAAGACCATCAACTCGCCCGAGGACCTGAACAACAAGCGGCTCTGTTCCGTCACCGGTTCGACCTCCGCGAAGAACGTCAAGGACAAGCTGGCCCCGAAGGCCCAGCTGCAGAACTACGGCGGCTACTCCGAGTGCCTCACCGGCCTGGAGAACGAGGCCATCGACGCCCTGACGACGGACGACTCGATCCTCGCCGGTTACGCCGCGCAGGACGTCCACAAGGGCAAGTTCAAGCTGGCCGGCTTCAAGATGACCAACGAGAACTACGGCATCGGCCTCAAGAAGGGCGACGCCGACCTCAAGAAGAAGATCGACGCCGCGCTGACCAAGATGGTCTCGGACGGCTCCTGGGACAAGGCGGTCGAGACCAACTTCGGCCCGGCCAACTACAAGAACGACCCCGCGCCGAAGATCGGCGACGTCGTCAAGTAG